A single window of Plasmodium reichenowi strain SY57 chromosome 12, whole genome shotgun sequence DNA harbors:
- a CDS encoding osmiophilic body protein produces the protein MKLLSFFFISSTFLQLISGKKILNFDNIIKHLKESKLLPEDIPHVLENDIIIVAPYLIYKYKGKIYHLHNNVDVTLINHPEEDSCDKEEIWESPFPPKEPELERPHEPEMETAPEPEMEPQVEPESGPLPEEVREPEPEAEAESDTETETEEELEMEEQEEVIEADMVLDEETGIKIPKKTEQDVVEVSKFREEYELPNVVELTPEEKEKNNILHFSGNKSTAFNLKEIINYKKDESLMNSLSSSFDHFYTPNVEERNLSNAYNVDINDYYDLLRALHILCKDEDNKLYTINRIPKDELLFFIKHAYVNIYNSLKKYILLNGYNFEDYIYTSENFTLDQIFKDYFFLSNDDTNENGSFNNIIESIKYIKKAIEKLNVKRIEDKIKYFFQIYEVHAFDFKLLHYIFSRNQLLNYSEDDLIHHAVDIINITRIDISPRVISALFMYFLNKVNIFFVPQYVTINRNDFTLLLEHNDLLLRTEIIYRDFLKHFFKHKTPHVHLKKNNHDNAYQLVPWSQVLFSEFNSTYDFLNFKYMIILFHDSYHAFVDYFEGDDKLNQVLNDNKENKTIDNLDKFFNELLNLFLIENVGILSTLEEYFVSTVKQVGRALSDDHDVDSKEYTESYFTPEEEEQALKDFKEDENSVHHLDHYENNMDPYYQYEGKFGSYEELEDELRKFKEDEPEAWPLDESPYIEHSTLHDDELNPFQEEKKDDESFYTSEHDDTLDHSHEKEDDVSHPEHEDNNEYYIPHTYDDDSFFTYEEGDEGDQVNNENFPLNHEEQNCNSFLSYQKYDERDISPHNVNQHKKEIFHHTNITPYQLNHHNGHMDQHDHHMDQHDHHMDQHDHHMDQHDHHMNQHDHHMDHKSNNQFLQIHQNYVRGHSSFVTISEGEENHDNRELRKKIEANLKEEWKKRFNEQQEQRERKKKVEEDEMNETIQKHDMETSKLEKKEEVDEVTQDEEFDKQYAIDDQEELELLRTRDSEGSESDVPKDKVRHLSDGRSPDSFYYNTAISSFQEKMQELYNTSISSSLNYVKEINRKFDDVYKELKSKTYPKFDDLTSQTKTNCNKLFQKLNETIKDKEYQKNIQLYKNKVIDILEDIQKKANGKYIIIQNLIIEKIDIYKSDVVRLSDRKFYKNFRKVLGKRKMKMLEDFRAQFKDAIRFIKDLTTTYVEEDYTKALEDIYMEKKKYYKEQYSKMRRIISSNLDYEVNKQIKEHYHKIDTISEHKFQEIRQHMRDKIENTIHELYKELYVQTQTDLTNYYHQLENIHSELLQALQQNKNIPRHLNVLEKKLEITKRKKKNKPDISTSSHVTDEQQVSDTLIRQAHNHGDIIKGEDNDEVLLIEQIQSLKTKMGDNQNQVGSILEKLDNLSDQYELLQDKLNVAEEIYKNLRHFKHYVEKLHKESKINREKFITKVDVLSNVYSTLEYMIKFLLHDFQEWSFEKDELEKRLYELEERKKYITLEIQIRDTLSTNIQNGEGDHINNNNNNNNNNIVRNNLKKQVLKDLDLEISKLKGHILEVDIKKNIALEQINYLTNNTNETVPDVISALMPAPRVVPISEDIYDYITWVRDNTAVINDTLRHFVMTFDQTIYDYDDHLIFVYNIKELIYKENLAHEKYNANYYYEMNRFYLHLEEFFYILKHYVELRKIQDLGEVETPSFEENIKTKSSFIDIHSKDKDGRQIIEYLERNVLHIYSILRNIKNNNIHLYHYLVPDLSNILIHHEEFKKMPHGEQPELNKLHKYLLDAYTNLKKQGEVVDQIYVEYRNFHDHFEHTYDKLLWYKTILKRYIERSKKIYEKSYGTHAVSHIQLYDNKKDHHEKHHEHDHEKQHEHDHDQQHEHDHDQHHEHDHDQHHDHHHDHHHDHDHDQHHDHHHDHHHDHHHDHHHDHHHDQHHDHHHDQHHGQHHDQHHDQHHDQHHEHDHEKHHEHDHEKHHDHHHDQHHEHDHEKHHDQHHDHHHDQHHGQHHDQHHDQHHNNNYNYNNISFLRSYVQLNYHNTLNERTDHIFLKSPILLQYDPEKFLESNEKRYIRVIRDQNNFPYKLGEVKETYVLNKSIHDKFVKTKKLDEYKKYMNNKLYDIVHEHKRGKGKLYLFEKEELEKYQLIFGGKTLIKGSLLNFLSHMNININKNLLINQINDSINEYLKKRNLSYTSIIELIKYLQKNPSVIHFIDLIKLGKNILERSNVLYINKEWFTLYLYTLLELLGIEVNMEHVDVHEQRELKNQHNNYISEKSYALHYLYILRNYNKRIEIKNQIQNYVLKFLLPEHKFDIEDYNPILYDFLKAINDSMDGDSITYDEFKKKNPEVHTTLVSVIKKGIEDFFYTMFTKIIEEHPELKEELYFDDNYNDEEKDRFRYANYTWERANLNEILTLYFYVLNPGLRSVIYKHFIKVNIKCLKDYKNFDFKEIFSFLNYDDIGATFLSYLKEHELFEIPPLIIFLRFFFHEKNEELFTFSSIRYKINSYFEGKSLDRKTKEMIAILIYSFFMRISYLSVSYFDHDIFKIINKSDLNIIILFHTIINKINYLLYCGTEKLFIERYAPTNLFLQDRIFKIDAVKVFHQFIYSLPQYMRNVLLHFFKSTQFIDVTKKLIIKFLQHSHSLLDITNHKDGHFYELQNNTYKLETFLFSWKYNFTKNKNIIDPTFKKFIENKPFFKNMPLLYNRRIKYDSINEKLQYKEELDLHDMIDNESFHQLLDLLNKESISLEELSSLFSRYITEQANIKDFPKLYMFKKYVTYVQDEKFFINLYEYLYNFLHKEFDLPQPIYELYYVFIKTFIEYILLPEKLTQEEKSQNVLNYDLQNKYMNFHHFVQKLCSCLFNFYYYDEIYECQPFGFFTKEQFSYEQQIFNILQQPFIHISPIIKHNYVHDDYYIYEKGLNGNYLSSNVNNNNDNHIINNIDSSYVNRRDKNGDYIHGTNINSDIFYHFIKQYIPLVEPSDEEHLQIEVFKVKYFTLEISKFVLRHILKKLPFNYLIHMNWNDTYIHIDNIINNLFLHFFKKNKAHLLQQNQLQGLTHKIHFENNQGKEHTKDEYLSKHIPQGLQNYDTNKFSGTINNLLKDVNNLPPTYKHIKYYIDHYILQYSLHNHMLFKYLYNIFQHIDQYKTYFPTLAELYLYIDKRVSIINVINNSFLYNRIHTRDVIQTFLLLCHELGLDLYEL, from the coding sequence ATGAAGTTGCTGTCGTTCTTTTTCATATCGTCTACCTTCCTCCAGCTGATCTCTGGgaaaaagatattaaaTTTTGATAACATCATTAAACATCTTAAGGAAAGCAAATTATTGCCTGAAGATATTCCTCACGTTTTAGAAAATGACATAATTATAGTTGCTccatatttaatttataaatataaaggaaaaatatatcacCTACATAATAATGTGGACGTTACTTTGATAAACCATCCTGAAGAAGATTCATGCGATAAGGAAGAAATTTGGGAATCCCCATTTCCTCCTAAAGAACCGGAACTGGAGCGACCCCACGAACCTGAAATGGAAACAGCGCCAGAACCAGAAATGGAACCTCAGGTTGAACCCGAATCAGGACCATTGCCTGAAGAGGTCAGAGAACCTGAACCAGAAGCAGAAGCAGAATCAGATACAGAAACAGAAACAGAAGAAGAATTAGAAATGGAAGAACAAGAAGAAGTGATTGAAGCTGATATGGTATTAGACGAAGAAACTGGAATTAAAATCCCTAAAAAGACAGAACAAGATGTTGTAGAAGTAAGCAAATTTCGAGAAGAATATGAATTACCTAACGTTGTGGAATTAACTCCTGAGGAgaaagaaaagaataatattttacatttttcaGGTAATAAAAGTACAGCTTTCAATTTAAAAGAgattataaattataaaaaagatgaaaGTTTAATGAATAGTTTATCTAGTTCCTTTGATCATTTTTATACTCCCAATGTTGAAGAACGAAATTTGAGTAATGCTTATAATGTAGATATTaatgattattatgatttattaagagcattacatatattatgtaaagACGAAGATAATAAGttatatacaataaataGAATACCTAAAGATGagttattattttttattaagcatgcatatgtaaatatatataattctttaaaaaaatatattttattaaatggatataattttgaagattatatatatacctcTGAGAATTTTACTTTAGATCAAATTTTTAAagattatttttttttatcaaatGATGATACTAATGAAAATGGTagttttaataatataatcgaaagtataaaatatataaagaaagctatagaaaaattaaatgtaAAAAGAATAGAAGAcaagataaaatatttttttcaaatatatgAGGTACATGCCTTTgattttaaattattacattatatattttctcGAAATCAGTTATTAAATTATAGTGAAGATGATTTAATTCACCACGCAGtagatattattaatattacaaGGATAGATATATCTCCAAGAGTTATATCTGcattatttatgtatttcttaaataaggtaaatatattttttgtacCACAATATGTAACAATAAATAGAAATGActttacattattattggAGCACaatgatttattattaagGACAGAGATAATATATCGagattttttaaaacatttttttaagcATAAAACACCTCATGTacatttgaaaaaaaacaatCATGATAATGCATATCAATTAGTTCCGTGGTCTCAAGTACTGTTTTCTGAATTTAATAGTACCTATGACTTTTTgaattttaaatatatgataatattgTTTCATGATTCTTATCATGCGTTTGTAGATTATTTTGAAGGAGATGATAAATTAAATCAAGTATTGAATGATAATAAAGAGAATAAGACCATCGACAATTTagataaattttttaatgaattattaaatttgtttttaataGAAAATGTAGGAATATTATCGACATTAGAAGAATATTTTGTAAGTACTGTAAAGCAAGTTGGACGAGCTCTTTCAGATGATCATGACGTTGATTCGAAAGAATATACGGAGAGTTATTTTACTCCGGAAGAAGAAGAGCAAGCTTTAAAAGATTTTAAAGAAGATGAGAATTCTGTACATCATTTGGATCATTAcgaaaataatatggatCCTTATTATCAATATGAAGGCAAATTTGGGAGTTATGAAGAATTGGAGGATGAACTCAGAAAATTTAAAGAAGATGAGCCTGAAGCATGGCCTCTTGATGAATCCCCTTACATAGAACATAGTACATTGCATGATGATGAATTAAATCCTTTTCAGgaggaaaaaaaagatgatGAATCTTTTTATACATCAGAACATGACGATACATTAGATCATTCCCatgaaaaagaagatgATGTGTCACATCCTGAGCACGAAGACAACAACGAATATTATATACCTCATACGTATGATGACGattctttttttacttATGAAGAAGGTGACGAAGGGGATCAAgtaaataatgaaaattttcCTCTGAATCATGAAGAACAAAATTgtaattcatttttatcttaccaaaaatatgatgaaaGGGATATATCACCTCACAATGTGAATCAAcacaaaaaagaaatatttcACCATACGAATATTACACCATATCAGTTGAATCATCACAATGGTCATATGGACCAACATGACCACCATATGGACCAACATGACCACCATATGGACCAACATGACCACCATATGGACCAACATGACCACCATATGAACCAACATGACCACCATATGGACCACAAAAGTAATAATCAATTCCTACAGATACATCAAAATTATGTAAGGGGACACTCCTCATTTGTCACCATATCCGAAGGAGAAGAAAATCATGACAACAGGGAGCTGAGAAAAAAGATCGAAGCAAACCTTAAAGAAGAATGGAAAAAAAGATTTAACGAACAACAGGAACAGAgagaaagaaagaaaaaagtaGAAGAAGATGAAATGAATGAGACGATTCAAAAACATGATATGGAAACAAGtaaattagaaaaaaaagaagaagtGGATGAAGTAACACAAGATGAAGAATTTGATAAACAATATGCAATAGATGATCAAGAAGAACTCGAATTACTACGAACTAGAGATTCTGAAGGTTCTGAATCTGATGTACCAAAAGATAAAGTAAGACATTTGTCAGATGGTAGAAGTCCAgattctttttattataatacagCTATTAGTTCATTCCAAGAAAAAATGCAAGAACTTTATAATACATCTATATCTAGTAGTTTAAATTATgttaaagaaataaatcGTAAATTTGATGATgtatataaagaattaaaatCTAAGACATATCCTAAATTTGATGATTTGACTAGCCaaacaaaaacaaattGTAATAAGTTATTTCAAAAATTGAATGAAACaataaaagataaagaatatcaaaaaaatatacaattatataaaaataaagtaaTCGATATATTAGAAGATATTCAAAAAAAGGCTAATgggaaatatattattattcaaaatttaataatCGAAAAAATAGACATTTATAAAAGTGATGTTGTTCGTTTATCTGATCgtaaattttataaaaactTTAGAAAAGTTTTAGGAAAAcgaaaaatgaaaatgttAGAAGATTTTAGAGCACAGTTTAAAGATGCAATTCGATTTATAAAAGATTTAACTACTACGTATGTTGAAGAAGACTATACAAAGGCTTTagaagatatatatatggaaaaaaagaaatattataaagaaCAATATTCAAAAATGAGAAGAATTATATCTAGTAATTTAGATTATGAAGTTaacaaacaaataaaagaaCATTATCATAAAATAGATACCATTTCAGAGCATAAATTCCAGGAAATACGACAACATATGAGAgataaaatagaaaatacaatacatgaattatataaagagCTATATGTTCAAACACAAACAGATTTAACAAATTATTACCACCAATTAGAAAATATTCATTCTGAGCTTCTACAAGCATTacaacaaaataaaaacatacCTAGACATTTGAATGTcttagaaaaaaaattagaaataacaaaaagaaagaaaaaaaataaaccAGATATATCTACTAGTTCTCATGTGACAGATGAACAACAGGTTAGTGATACCTTAATTAGACAAGCACATAATCATGGAGATATTATAAAAGGCGAAGATAATGATGAAGTGTTATTAATTGAACAGATTCAAAGTTTAAAAACCAAAATGGGAGATAATCAAAACCAAGTGGGTTCTATTTTAGAAAAATTGGATAATTTAAGTGATCAATATGAATTATTACAAGACAAATTAAATGTAGcagaagaaatatataaaaacttAAGACATTTTAAACATTATGTAGAAAAATTACATAAAGaaagtaaaataaatagaGAGAAATTTATCACAAAAGTGGATGTATTATCAAATGTATATTCTACTTTAgaatatatgataaaatttTTACTGCATGATTTCCAAGAATGGTCTTTTGAAAAAGATGAGCTAGAAAAACGTTTATATGAACTtgaagaaagaaaaaaatatattacattagAAATACAAATAAGAGATACATTATCTacaaatatacaaaatggAGAAGGCGatcatattaataataataataataataataataataatattgttagGAACAATTTGAAAAAACAAGTTTTAAAAGATCTAGATCTCGAAATAAGCAAACTAAAGGGTCATATATTAGAAgtagatataaaaaaaaatattgcattagaacaaataaattatcTAACAAACAATACTAATGAAACCGTACCAGATGTTATTAGTGCTCTTATGCCTGCTCCTAGAGTAGTTCCAATATCTgaagatatatatgattacATAACATGGGTAAGAGATAATACAGCTGTAATAAATGACACCTTAAGACATTTTGTTATGACCTTTGATCAAACAATATATGACTATGATgatcatttaatttttgtttataatattaaagaattaatatataaagaaaatttagctcatgaaaaatataatgcTAACTATTATTACGAAATGAATCgattttatttacatttagaagaattcttttatattttgaagCATTATGTAGAATTAAGGAAGATACAGGATTTAGGAGAAGTGGAAACTCCTTCttttgaagaaaatataaaaacaaaaagtTCATTCATAGATATTCATTCAAAAGACAAGGATGGAAGACAAATAATAGAATATTTAGAAAGAAATgtattacatatatatagtatattaaggaatatcaaaaataataatattcatttgtATCATTATCTAGTACCAGATTTAAGTAACATTTTGATACATCATGAGGAGTTTAAAAAGATGCCTCATGGTGAACAACCTGAACTTAATAAATTACACAAATATTTGTTAGATGCATATACAAATTTGAAAAAACAGGGAGAAGTGGTTGATCAAATATATGTGGAGTATAGAAATTTTCACGATCACTTTGAGCATACGTATGATAAATTGTTGTGGTACAAAACTATACTGAAGCGTTATATAGAGAGaagtaaaaaaatttatgaaAAGTCATACGGCACTCATGCTGTGTCTCATATACAActatatgataataagaAGGATCACCATGAAAAACATCATGAACATGACCATGAAAAACAGCATGAACATGACCATGACCAACAGCATGAACATGACCATGACCAACACCATGAACATGACCATGACCAACACCATGACCATCACCATGATCATCACCATGATCATGACCATGACCAACACCATGATCATCACCATGATCATCACCATGATCATCACCATGATCATCACCATGATCATCACCATGACCAACACCATGATCATCACCATGACCAACACCATGGTCAACACCATGACCAACACCATGACCAACACCATGACCAACACCATGAACATGACCATGAAAAACACCATGAACATGACCATGAAAAACACCATGACCATCACCATGACCAACACCATGAACATGACCATGAAAAACACCATGACCAACACCATGATCATCACCATGACCAACACCATGGCCAACACCATGATCAACACCATGATCAACaccataataataattacaattataataatatttcatttcttCGTTCCTATGTCCAACttaattatcataatacCTTAAATGAAAGGACTGACCACATATTTTTGAAATCCCCTATTTTACTACAATATGATCCGGAAAAGTTTTTAGAGTCTAATGAGAAAAGATATATTCGAGTTATTAGAGATCAGAATAATTTCCCTTATAAACTCGGAGAGGTTAAAGAGACATATGTATTAAACAAAAGTATTCATGACAAATTTGTAAAAACTAAAAAATTAGATGAATACAAGAAATAcatgaataataaattatacGACATTGTACATGAGCATAAAAGAGGGAAGGggaaattatatttatttgaaaaagaagaattaGAAAAATACCAATTAATATTTGGAGGCAAGACATTAATTAAAGGTagtttattaaattttctgtctcatatgaatataaacataaataagaatttattaataaatcaaataaatgatagtataaatgaatatttaaaaaaacgTAATCTTAGTTATACTTCTATAATAGAGttgataaaatatttacaaaaaaacCCGAGTgttatacattttattgatttaataaaattaggaaagaatatattagaaCGTTctaatgtattatatattaacaaagAATGGTTtactttatatttatatactttATTAGAATTGCTAGGTATAGAAGTAAATATGGAGCATGTAGATGTACATGAACAAAGGGAGTTGAAAAATcaacataataattatattagTGAGAAATCATATGctttacattatttatatatattaagaaattataataaaaggattgaaataaagaatcagatacaaaattatgttttaaaatttttattacctGAACATAAATTTGATATTGAAGATTACAATCCTATTTTATATGACTTTTTGAAAGCTATAAACGATAGTATGGATGGAGATTCTATTACATATGatgaatttaaaaagaagaatCCTGAAGTACACACAACTTTAGTTAgtgttataaaaaagggTATAGAAGATTTCTTTTACACGATGTTTACTAAAATTATTGAAGAACATCCTGAGTTAAAGGAAGAACTATATTTTGATGAcaattataatgatgaagaaaaagatCGTTTCAGATATGCAAATTATACATGGGAAAGAGCAAACTTGAATGAAATATTaactttatatttttatgtgttAAATCCTGGTTTACGTAGcgttatatataaacattttataaaagtaaatataaaatgtttaaaagattataaaaattttgattttaaagaaattttctcctttttaaattatgatgatatagGTGCTACATTTTTAAGTTATTTGAAAGAGCATGAATTATTTGAAATACCAccattaataatattcttacggtttttttttcatgaaaaaaatgaagaattaTTTACCTTTAGTTCTATtagatataaaataaattccTATTTTGAAGGGAAATCACTTGATAGAAAGACCAAAGAGATGATAGcaatattaatttattccttttttatgAGGATATCTTATTTATCTGTATCCTATTTTGATCatgatatttttaaaatcataaataaaagtgatttaaatattattatattatttcataccataataaataaaattaattatttattatattgtgGTACAGagaaattatttattgaaCGATATGCTCCTAccaatttatttttacaagatcgaatatttaaaatagACGCAGTCAAAGTATTTCAtcaatttatatattcattacCTCAATATATGAGAAATGTtcttttacatttttttaaaagtaCTCAATTTATAGATGTTAcgaaaaaattaataataaaatttttgcAACATTCTCATTCATTATTAGATATAACAAATCATAAAGATGGacatttttatgaattacaaaataatacatataaattagAAACATTCTTATTTTCCTGGAAATATAActttacaaaaaataaaaatatcataGATCcaacatttaaaaaatttatagaaaataaaccattctttaaaaacatgccattattatataatagaagaataaaatatgatagtataaatgaaaaattacAATATAAAGAAGAATTAGATTTACATGATATGATAGATAATGAATCATTCCATCAATTATtagatttattaaataaagaatcCATATCTTTAGAAGAGTTAAGTTCTCTATTTTCACGTTATATAACAGAACAAGCTAATATTAAGGATTTCccaaaattatatatgtttaaaaaatatgtaacATACGTACAAGATGAAAAGTtctttataaatttatatgaatatttatataattttctacATAAAGAATTTGACTTACCACAACCTATATATGAATTgtattatgtatttattaaaacatttatagaatatatattattaccaGAAAAATTAACACAAGAGGAAAAATCACaaaatgtattaaattatgatttacaaaataaatatatgaatttcCATCATTTTGTTCAAAAATTATGTTCATGTCTAttcaatttttattattatgatgaaatatatgaatgTCAGCCTTTTGGATTTTTTACAAAAGAACAATTTTCTTATGAGCAacaaatttttaatatattacaacaaccatttatacatataagtcctataataaaacataattatgttcatgatgattattatatctatGAAAAAGGTCTCAACGGAAATTATTTAAGTAGtaatgttaataataataatgataatcatattattaataatatagattCTAGTTATGTTAATCGTAGGGATAAAAATGGAGATTATATACATGGTACCAACATAAATAgtgatatattttatcattttataaaacaatatatacCATTAGTAGAACCATCCGATGAAGAACATTTACAAATAGAAGTATTCAAGGTGAAATATTTCACATTAGAAATATCGAAATTTGTTCTACGAcatattttgaaaaaacTCCCTTTTAATTATCTAATACACATGAATTGGAATGATACTTACATACATATAgacaatataataaataatctctttttacatttttttaaaaaaaataaagcaCATCTACTTCAACAAAATCAATTACAAGGGTTAACACATAAAATTCATTTCGAAAACAACCAAGGGAAAGAACACACAAAAGATGAATATTTATCAAAACATATACCACAAGGGCTTCAAAATTATgatacaaataaattttccggaacaataaataatttattaaaagatgTGAACAATTTGCCACCGACATATAAACATatcaaatattatattgatCATTACATATTACAATATTCTTTACATAATCATAtgttatttaaatatttatataacatattcCAACATATAGAtcaatataaaacatatttcCCTACTTTAGCagaattatatttatatatcgACAAGAGGGTCAGCATAATCAATGTCATAAATAATTCCTTTCTATATAACAGAATTCACACACGTGACGTAATACAGACATTCTTGTTACTCTGTCATGAGCTTGGTCTGGACCTTTAcgaattataa